AGAAACAGATTAAGTAAATTATGCATAATAAATATAGATCTAACTGGTAAAACTAATTTACTGAATTATCATATTTAACCAAAtgttgtaaaataatatataagttaaatacctaaaacaaaaaatacaaattcttatatataaacaataaatattattatatagtcATTTGTAGatacaataaaaatttaaacattatttaaatattaattacaattacaacatacaataaaattataaatgttaatatagagtatttttttgtcataactTATTTGCAATACTTTCTCTAATGTTTGTTATAAATTTTCCATGtctaaacttcaaatatatatttttaacatattaaaacatttataattcaCTAAAGAAACAGGTTAGAAATGTacttttatcttttaaattaatttttgtgtGGATATAGATATATTAAACAACCTGAAATATGAAAAACCATTTAAACACAAGATAAAAATACATGAATGtcttatgatatatatatatatatatatatatatatatatatatatcaaaatttatatttgatatttcattttctaaaaaatattaaaaaaattataacaaaaataactatttaaatttataatattagcATTTAATAAAATGCATGATTTCATTTAACTGATTTctttaaaaagttataagatgaaatttaatttttttggcataactgttaattaatttattatataaattattatcaaTGATAAAAATCCAACCACATATGTTTTTCTGTTTATCTAAATCTTACATAAGTTTTTtagtgtatttatatattttacagcATACAAAATAGTGTGTATAAATACTTTTTACAGAAATTGTGATAAATTTGTGATTATGTcaagcaaatatatatataagtatttataaaaatattatagaattttcggtttataaataaaagaaataaagttGGGTATAGTATttgtaagaaagaaaaaaatcactCATTACGCCTTTGTCGACGGCCACCTTCTTTTTTTACTATGTTTGCAGGATAAATTTTCTATGATGGATTAAGCTCATTTTTGTATTATGcttattttgttgaaaactagTTCATCTGGCTAAAAGAAAATTTGCGAGATAACACTAGATCGACCACTTGAAATCAAGGTCGGTTGGTCCCCGAGATGTAAAGCTTTTGGAGGAATTTGATATAATCTAGTGATTTAACTTTCAGAATGTTGCTTAATGATAATCTTATTGATTCATCAATTTCTGCATATTTGAATCTCTGCAAAAGGATTTATGTCTAATGCttgttatatattaatttgttttgcacatttactttcttgtttagctttagaaaacaaacaaatgacATCGAGCTAATTTCTGAATTGGCTAATATGAAAAGAGTTTATGTTCCCTAATTACCTTCGCATCTTGCTATGTGTTGGGTTCCTCTTAGATGGAAAAAATCCAGTGAGTTTGGTTGGAAATAATCAAATTTGGAGATGGGCCATCAGTATTAGTCCATAAGATTAATACTTGGATCTTAAGGGTTAGTGAGATACTATGTAAAATCTTTCAACTCAGTTTTTGTAGCTAGACTCaaaaaagcaaaaagaaaaagagtaagAGATATAATTCTTTTGAATTTGTCAAGGTAAGTTTGGAGGGTCAAACAGATTCTAATCAGACTGATATTTTGTGGAAAGTTTTTTCATTCAGTGGGTTAAAGTTTCACTAAAaggatttggatttcaacggttggattTTATGTTGTCTAGGTTTAGTGAAGTTGCCCGTTTTAGTTCTTTAGCATTGATGTCTTAAGTGTTTGGTCAATCCGACAGTAAGATCTTCTCTGATTGGGTTGAAACTTGGCAGATGTATTGTCGACTTGTTTATATTGGATTTCTACGGTGAGATTACTCTTTTCTCTCTCGAATCCATTCCTAGTGAGCATAGGTTATTTTGTTGCTGCCGGTTTCGAAATTTTGTGTTgttctcttgttgttgttcttgtgttAGAGATAACTCTTTGTACTTAGAGTCTCTGTTATGTTCACGTTGTTAAACATGGAGGATGTGGTTGTAttcatatacatttatatagtggCTTTTTTGAATAGACTACGATCTCATAGGTTTTTTCTTCTCATATCAAAGAGGTTTCCTAGTAAAAAGTCTTTTTCTCATTTAGTTTCTGTTTATACTATATTTTGCTATTGTCAAAGTATTTTTTTCATAGGTTCACATACACAAAGTCAGGAGAACACAATCGTTGTACTTTTGTTGCGCCATGTCTCTTTCTCCCCAACACTCTGCTCTTACTTGAATCTCATCAATTGGTTGAGACCCGGTTGTATATTCTTTAGTCGCTTCAGTCCTTGGAGCCTTAGTTACGTCTGATTCGTGAgacaagaaaacaagaaaagaaatcGAAAATGATTTACTCCGGTATAAAATGGGCTTTACTTTCTCAAGCAGTAATTTTAGTCTTGTCATATAATTAAGCCAACGATGGTTTACTCTGGTTTAAAGGGTTAGCATCTTTAAAGTTAAATAAACATTGGCAAAACCGAAAAACAAAAGCCAATCAAAAATCGAGTTAGGCAAAGAAGTCATGTTCTAGTTGAACAACTCGAGAAAGTAGAAGAAAGAAAGCATTTGGAGTTGCTTTAGGAGCAAACCAAAGACACTTATGTTCTGTCTCTTATTGAAGTTGTTATATAATTGAGTAAACGCAAGACacggaaaatgcatttttttttaattttatttcaattcTATCAAATTATTCTTCCAAATCCCATATTCGGTCCCAGAATCCAACTCTTAAAATacgattaaatttatatttttcttttataaataattaggaGAGAGATGACACGAGTCACTCCACCACCAAagctttttccttttttattttgttgtctTCTATTCGATTCCGCTTTTAGAAAAGTTTGTTGTTGGGTTTGGTTTCGATCGATTCTAGAAATCTGTTCTGGTGAAAAAATCACAGTTTAAAAAGCAAAGacatctctctctatctatcatCTCTAAAGCCATATTCTTGGTGCCATTAACGAGCTTCATCACAGTGATTCTGTAATCTTCAGATTTCTCCTTTTCAAGGTTTTTCTTTCCACTCCTTTCTTTGATGTTCTTAGTGACGAAGAAtctctattatttttatttcgtGTTTGTCTTATGATGTTGTCTTCTGTAGTTAAAAGATCCCATCTTCGAAATTAAATGCACCGTCTAAACAACAAAAGCTTTGATGACCATGTTTTGATGTTTATTAATTGATTATTAATGTGTAACCGAagcaaagctttttttttttgttttaattttatttttctcattgcCCATATCATCGTCAGTTTTGAGTTTACTTCCACTAGAtctgaaaaaagaaaattataataaattttattattttaaataaaaactcatCGTTTTCTATTCGATTCCGTAGGAGTTTCGCTTTCACAGTGGTCCAGATTGTGCTGGTCAGTTTCTGGGAGAGTGATTGTGTGTtatctctgtttctttctttGAGCTGTGTTATCTATCATCTCCTAATCTCCGAAAATATTGTCTCATTGATGGTTTTTGAGAAAAGTTTCCATTTTTGTCTCTCTGAAAGATCATTAGGTAGCTCAAGCGTctgattctgattttttttttttttttgggtatgtTTGTAACGTGGGTTCTCGTGTAGATTCTTAGACAGGTACCTTCTTGCATGTGCCTAGATCAGCCTATAGAGAACTGAGATTTTGGTATCTGTTCTTGTAGAGAGAGCTGTTTGATTTTCTCCTTGTCAAGGGGACACAAGGACTGTGGTTGGCTCTTGGTGAGTTTTTCTTATTACTGGCTTGAATTTATTGAAATGACTTTGTTTCTGTATGGAAATAAATTAACTTTTGCTTTTGTGTGTAGGTCGgtgaataataaaatagataatggAGCATGATTTACCGTCTATTAAATCATGGAAGTCACTTGTTAAGAGAAGAAACAACCCTCAAGAAGGGGTAAGCTTCcttcttttttggttttgtgTTACTAGGTGATGATGTCTGCGTGATTGACGGGTCTAAATATGCTGTGTTAGACTTTTAAATTTTGATGTGGGAAAGCTTTTGCAGGGCAAGTCATCTTGGAAAATGAAACCGGTCATGGCTCTCATGTGTAcacttcttttgatcttttggtATAAGACCACTAATATCCAGTATCAACAGACACAGGTAATTTATGTggtctaatatttgtttttgtttttgtttttttccttcttttgttaTGAGTGACAATTCGAGTAAATTTCTCTTGTTTTGGTACTTATGTGTTACTCAGATAGAAGAAACAGATTACCCCTTTGAGATGGCAAAGGTAACATTATTTCTACCCCCTCCTCCTCTTTCTTTCTAATGTTTTATGCATTGCCGGTCCAAAAGTTTTGATTCTGATTTGATCTTGTTAAGGAATCTGAACCTGTGAGTGAGAAGTTGAAAGGCTTGCCTTTTGGTATCATACAGCCTAGATCAGATTTGGAGTTAAAGCCTCTTTGGTCAAGTACTAGTTTGAGGTCAAAGGTTAGATTTTTCTTCAGTTAGTTAATGAAGAATCAAATATAAATGTCGCTAGAGGAAGTTCTGATGAATGGTTGTTGTTTTAATAACAGGGAGGTGAATTGACAAACCGTAACTTGTTGGCAATGCCGGTAGGACTTAAACAAAAGGATAATGTGGACGCTGTTGTACAGAAGGTAAGCATGCTTTGTGTGTGTAGTGAATTTACTTATGGCGGCGAAGAGATTAGGCCTCTCtaatgttgtttttgtttcttgtattcAGTTTCTTCCGGCGAATTTCACTGTGATTCTGTTTCATTATGACGGAAACATGGATCAATGGTGGGATCTGGAGTGGAGCTCTAAAGCCATACACATTGTTGCACATAACCAGACAAAATGGTAGACATAGTGATTGTGTTCAATATAGAAACTTATGTGTCTATTTAATTTCTTATAGTGGAACAAGATTTGGTTTGTACTCTCAGGTGGTTTGCGAAACGGTTTCTCCATCCTGATATCGTCTCCATTTACGATTATGTTTTCCTTTGGGATGAAGATCTTGGAGTGGAGAACTTCAACCCTCAAAagtaatattccattttccttcACTTGTAAAGTTACAACTCATAAAGGTAGAATTATTATTAGTTCCTAAAGCATTCTTTATCTCTGCCGCAGATACTTGAAGATAGTTAAAAAAGCAGGACTTGAGATCTCTCAACCGGCCTTGCACCCAAACTCAACCGAAGTTCACCATAGAATCACAGTCCGGTCTAGAACAAATGTATTTCATAGGTGAGTGAGTTCCTAGTTGTTAAGGCCTTCTCTTGATGTTTTGTTGCTTAAACCAAATTGGTTACCAAAACCGCAGACGAGTTTATGATAGTAGAGGCAATATGAAGTGCTCAAATACTAGTGAAGGGCCTCCCTGCACCGGGTAATATTTCTTTAAGTGACATAAAGTTTTAAGACTTCTCTACAACCATTACTCCCACCTTCTCTCATTGTTGTTTGTCTATTTTCTAGATTTGTTGAAGGAATGGCTCCAGTGTTTTCAAGATCTGCCTGGTTTTGCACTTGGAATCTAATACAAGTAGATGATCTTTGTCACACCTTAAACCTACTTCTAATGACATTGCGTCCAACTTATTGTTGATTTATTGCGGTTTTGTAGAATGATCTGGTTCATGGGTGGGGAATGGATATGAAACTTGGGTACTGTGCTCAGGTAAAATCCAGTTGTCTTTCTAAAAGAACCTTGAGACATCATTCACCAATGgcattctctatatatatgagtCTGTTTGTTTTGTTAATAGGGTGACCGTAGCAAGAAAGTTGGGATAGTGGACAGTGAATATATATTCCATCAAGGCATTCAAACTCTAGGTGGAAGTGGTTATCCCGAGAAgaaggtaatatatatatatcctccTCCTCTACTTCCCCCACAatattcttctttttatatACACGAAATTTTAACAAATGATCTTTTCTTTATTTCCACAGAACTCAGGTCGCAGCGGAGTCACAAGGGTAAGGCGCTGTTTCAGCATCTAAATTCTCATTTCTTAGACTACATTAACAACAGAAATATCATAACTTGGGTTactttactttat
The Brassica napus cultivar Da-Ae chromosome A1, Da-Ae, whole genome shotgun sequence DNA segment above includes these coding regions:
- the LOC106422404 gene encoding uncharacterized protein LOC106422404, with translation MEHDLPSIKSWKSLVKRRNNPQEGGKSSWKMKPVMALMCTLLLIFWYKTTNIQYQQTQIEETDYPFEMAKESEPVSEKLKGLPFGIIQPRSDLELKPLWSSTSLRSKGGELTNRNLLAMPVGLKQKDNVDAVVQKFLPANFTVILFHYDGNMDQWWDLEWSSKAIHIVAHNQTKWWFAKRFLHPDIVSIYDYVFLWDEDLGVENFNPQKYLKIVKKAGLEISQPALHPNSTEVHHRITVRSRTNVFHRRVYDSRGNMKCSNTSEGPPCTGFVEGMAPVFSRSAWFCTWNLIQNDLVHGWGMDMKLGYCAQGDRSKKVGIVDSEYIFHQGIQTLGGSGYPEKKNSGRSGVTRRRGSATFDSRTEIRRQSTWELRTFKERWNRAVEEDKNWIDRSSSTRNRISNNRRFKRSSVISSLLQSQAEETRK